A genomic region of Dactylococcopsis salina PCC 8305 contains the following coding sequences:
- a CDS encoding tetratricopeptide repeat protein, producing the protein MFYLLRFPVLVAGLVFMTLTGCDQQISSSSPEKVKEAETLSPEKEKEVKTLMTQGNQNVASGNYESAIEAFDQVLAIDKNHVQALTQRGVARSRSEDYSGALADYNRALAVDSEAYEVYYNRGIVQARLEDHESAIEDFTKAIERKPDFAPAIGNRGFAHAELENYIAAIEDLETAAELFKESGNKRTSYRLRRAAHYIQP; encoded by the coding sequence ATGTTTTATTTGCTTCGTTTTCCAGTTTTAGTTGCTGGTTTGGTTTTTATGACTTTAACTGGCTGTGATCAACAAATTTCCTCTTCTTCCCCAGAAAAGGTTAAAGAAGCGGAAACGCTTTCTCCAGAAAAAGAAAAAGAAGTCAAGACTTTAATGACACAAGGGAATCAAAACGTGGCTTCTGGTAACTATGAAAGCGCGATCGAGGCGTTCGATCAAGTTCTTGCGATTGACAAAAATCATGTTCAGGCTTTAACCCAACGTGGGGTAGCGCGATCGCGATCAGAAGACTATAGTGGCGCACTGGCGGATTATAATCGAGCCTTAGCGGTTGATTCTGAAGCCTATGAGGTGTATTATAATCGAGGGATTGTGCAGGCTCGTCTCGAAGACCATGAAAGCGCGATCGAGGATTTTACGAAGGCGATCGAGCGCAAACCTGATTTTGCACCTGCCATTGGGAATCGCGGTTTTGCTCACGCCGAATTAGAAAATTATATCGCGGCGATCGAGGATTTGGAAACCGCAGCGGAACTGTTTAAAGAAAGCGGTAATAAGCGCACTTCCTATCGTCTCCGACGAGCCGCCCATTATATTCAACCTTAA
- a CDS encoding DUF7682 family zinc-binding protein: protein MARRKKKFPCGHQGYGQICHRCEQKETDRIRRKNQRQAWEESFRNDPIDLTTLPKNVVVKARRIISQLRQDSNYRRFKGKRLRHNRFIISIPVNRDYRLICRDQGSQVIPEAVVSHQDYNVCKPGSAK, encoded by the coding sequence ATGGCAAGAAGAAAGAAAAAATTTCCTTGTGGACATCAAGGATACGGACAAATCTGTCATAGATGCGAACAAAAAGAGACCGATCGCATCAGAAGGAAAAATCAGCGTCAGGCTTGGGAAGAAAGTTTCAGAAACGATCCCATTGACTTAACCACCCTTCCCAAAAACGTAGTTGTGAAAGCGCGACGAATCATTTCCCAACTCAGACAAGATAGTAACTATCGACGGTTTAAAGGAAAGCGATTGCGTCACAATCGGTTTATCATCAGTATTCCCGTTAACAGAGACTATCGTTTAATCTGTCGTGATCAAGGCAGCCAAGTCATTCCCGAAGCTGTCGTGTCCCATCAGGATTATAACGTTTGTAAGCCTGGAAGCGCCAAGTGA
- a CDS encoding cation diffusion facilitator family transporter, which yields MTSESSKTSIYAALAANIGIGIAKFVGAAISGSSAMLSEGIHSVVDSTNEVLLLYGLKRSKMAADEQHPLGYSQEIYFWSLLVAVLIFALGGGVSIYEGINSFQHSQASRSPMVSYIVLGVAALFEGTALYVSIREFNQNYPRKNIGLWKAIRQSKDPSSFIVIVEDFAALVGLGLALAGVFLSEITQNPIYDGVASISIGIILTIVAILLVVETKELLLGESASPEIRESIKTIVQSDQAVSKMEAPITFHLGPTDILLALNIEFKDELSSDEIEAATRRIEQKIRESHQEIKRIFVEAASVI from the coding sequence ATGACATCTGAATCTTCTAAAACCTCAATTTATGCTGCACTGGCTGCGAATATTGGTATTGGAATTGCCAAATTTGTTGGTGCTGCCATCAGTGGCAGTTCTGCTATGCTTTCGGAAGGGATTCATTCTGTTGTCGATTCCACCAATGAAGTCTTGCTTTTATACGGTTTGAAACGAAGCAAAATGGCAGCAGATGAACAACATCCCCTCGGTTACTCCCAAGAGATTTATTTTTGGTCGTTATTGGTCGCTGTGTTAATTTTTGCTTTGGGAGGAGGAGTTTCGATTTATGAGGGAATCAATAGTTTTCAACATTCCCAAGCCTCTCGATCGCCGATGGTGAGTTATATTGTGTTAGGGGTGGCTGCTCTTTTCGAGGGAACGGCTTTATATGTTTCGATTCGAGAATTTAACCAAAATTACCCGCGAAAAAATATCGGACTTTGGAAAGCGATTCGTCAAAGTAAAGACCCCAGTTCTTTTATTGTAATTGTTGAAGATTTTGCCGCTTTAGTGGGACTAGGATTAGCGTTGGCTGGCGTTTTTCTTAGTGAAATCACCCAAAATCCGATTTATGACGGTGTTGCTTCTATTTCGATCGGGATCATTTTAACAATTGTCGCCATCCTTCTTGTCGTAGAAACCAAAGAACTCTTACTCGGAGAAAGTGCTTCACCAGAAATTAGAGAAAGCATTAAAACCATTGTTCAATCCGATCAAGCGGTGTCTAAAATGGAAGCGCCGATTACCTTTCATCTTGGCCCCACTGACATTCTGTTGGCATTAAATATTGAATTTAAGGATGAACTGTCTTCTGATGAAATTGAAGCCGCCACGCGACGGATTGAACAAAAAATTCGCGAATCTCATCAAGAAATTAAACGAATTTTTGTGGAGGCGGCTTCAGTTATTTGA
- a CDS encoding ParE family toxin-like protein: MKSELTNDFVQRFAQLPERVKKTARKNYKLWKENPTHPSLEFKKLNTQEPLYSIRVGIGWRAVGVLKTSDTIVWFWIGSHSEYDKLLKNL; the protein is encoded by the coding sequence ATGAAGTCCGAACTAACTAATGATTTCGTCCAACGTTTTGCTCAATTACCTGAGAGAGTCAAAAAGACGGCACGGAAGAATTATAAACTCTGGAAGGAAAATCCAACACATCCTAGTTTAGAATTTAAGAAACTCAACACTCAAGAACCTTTGTATTCGATCAGAGTCGGAATTGGTTGGCGTGCGGTAGGAGTGCTGAAAACATCAGATACAATCGTTTGGTTTTGGATTGGCTCACATAGCGAATATGATAAATTGCTGAAAAACTTATAA
- a CDS encoding type II toxin-antitoxin system death-on-curing family toxin, with protein MIRYLTLIEVLELHRKILEQSGGTLGIRDLGLLESAIAQPRMTFGGEDLYPNLLEKSVALGFSIIMNHPFVDGNKRTGHAATETFLVLNGLEINGSVDEQERMVLAIASGKLEREVFVEWLQQNTTAI; from the coding sequence ATGATCCGCTATTTGACATTAATTGAGGTATTAGAGCTACATCGCAAAATTCTTGAACAATCTGGTGGAACATTGGGTATCCGAGATCTGGGGTTGTTGGAATCAGCGATTGCCCAGCCTCGAATGACGTTTGGCGGAGAGGATCTGTACCCAAATTTGCTGGAGAAGTCAGTAGCATTAGGGTTTTCAATCATCATGAATCATCCATTTGTAGATGGAAATAAACGTACAGGTCATGCCGCGACGGAGACTTTTCTTGTTCTGAATGGGCTGGAAATTAACGGCTCTGTGGATGAACAAGAGCGTATGGTGTTGGCGATCGCATCGGGCAAATTAGAGCGTGAGGTATTTGTAGAATGGTTGCAGCAGAACACAACTGCCATCTAA
- a CDS encoding CopG family antitoxin — MSQMKLNAEEKEILRDFEAGELKSVVTPQRKEELAKAAEETFKKDKRINIRISSRDLEALQRRALEEGIPYQTLVSSILHKYVSGSLYDTTANKSLNPD, encoded by the coding sequence ATGAGTCAAATGAAACTAAATGCGGAAGAAAAAGAGATTCTGCGTGATTTCGAAGCAGGAGAGCTTAAGTCTGTTGTCACGCCACAGCGAAAAGAGGAACTTGCGAAAGCTGCTGAAGAGACATTCAAAAAAGATAAACGCATCAATATTCGCATCTCCTCACGTGATCTAGAAGCCTTACAAAGGCGTGCATTAGAGGAAGGTATCCCCTATCAAACACTTGTATCGAGCATCCTTCATAAGTACGTATCTGGTAGCTTATATGATACTACAGCTAACAAATCGCTTAACCCAGATTAA
- a CDS encoding BrnT family toxin, translated as MKPFNWNSQKNQQLIEDRQISFEDILFNIQKGRLLDDIEHPNQVKYPSQRIFVVEVDEYAYLVPYVENDDEIFLKTVIPSRKATKQYLGGNS; from the coding sequence ATGAAGCCTTTCAACTGGAACTCCCAAAAAAATCAGCAACTTATAGAAGACCGTCAGATATCTTTTGAGGATATTTTGTTTAACATACAAAAGGGACGATTGCTGGACGATATTGAACACCCCAACCAAGTTAAATATCCAAGTCAACGGATATTTGTTGTAGAGGTTGATGAATATGCCTATTTAGTCCCATACGTAGAAAATGATGATGAAATCTTTTTAAAAACGGTGATTCCCAGTAGAAAAGCAACCAAACAATACCTTGGAGGCAATTCATGA
- a CDS encoding DUF6887 family protein has translation MTNQQLRAYFRETQDEEAFREILSRGLDENDKAAARAFKAWRESEIENKNID, from the coding sequence ATGACAAACCAGCAGCTACGAGCCTACTTTCGAGAAACACAGGACGAAGAAGCATTTCGCGAAATCTTAAGCCGAGGACTTGACGAAAACGATAAAGCTGCTGCTCGTGCTTTCAAAGCCTGGCGAGAAAGCGAAATAGAGAATAAAAACATTGATTGA
- a CDS encoding DUF6888 family protein, translating into MKPTPAQIEQLYEVTHWLTEYLKEPITIVRIDERPPHHLYVQFGVEDERFFLITAKGDVLSDG; encoded by the coding sequence ATGAAGCCAACACCTGCACAGATTGAGCAACTTTATGAAGTAACCCACTGGCTTACAGAATATCTCAAAGAACCAATCACTATTGTTAGAATAGACGAGAGACCGCCACACCATTTATATGTCCAATTTGGTGTTGAAGACGAACGCTTTTTTTTAATTACTGCAAAAGGAGACGTGCTATCAGATGGCTAA
- the dcm gene encoding DNA cytosine methyltransferase yields the protein MEKKQLKFIDLFAGIGGMRIPFEELGGKCVFSSEIDKHCQRTYEANFGEMPTGDITKLSADSIPYHDLLLAGFPCQAFSQGGRKQGFQDERGQLFFQVAKILNDHRPQAILLENVKGLRGHDKGRTLQMILYVLEKLNYVVSWKIISATDFNLPQKRERIFIVGFQDKNNKNLIFDFPKPIELTAKVGDLLEKEVDEKYTITDRMWEGHQNRKKAHRKRGNGFGFSLVNRNSSYTRTISARYYKDGSEVLVEQANKNPRVLTPRECARLQGFPESFVIPVSDCQAWRQFGNSVPVSVIRAIAQKMLSYIDLTEQQKEFKKVDLDQVITQKKKQLYPEDYQEQFIQKELALL from the coding sequence ATGGAGAAAAAACAATTAAAATTCATTGATCTGTTTGCTGGTATTGGTGGAATGCGTATTCCTTTTGAAGAATTAGGTGGAAAGTGTGTTTTCAGTTCAGAGATTGATAAGCATTGTCAAAGAACTTATGAAGCTAATTTTGGCGAAATGCCTACAGGAGATATAACAAAACTATCTGCTGATTCTATTCCATACCATGATCTATTATTAGCAGGATTTCCTTGCCAAGCCTTCTCTCAAGGGGGTCGAAAACAAGGGTTTCAAGATGAAAGAGGTCAATTATTTTTTCAGGTTGCCAAGATTCTCAATGATCATCGACCGCAAGCTATTTTATTAGAAAATGTCAAAGGTTTAAGAGGACATGATAAAGGAAGAACTTTACAAATGATCCTCTATGTATTAGAAAAGCTAAACTATGTTGTTTCTTGGAAGATTATATCAGCGACAGACTTTAATTTACCCCAGAAACGAGAAAGAATTTTTATTGTTGGTTTCCAAGACAAAAACAACAAAAATTTAATCTTTGATTTTCCAAAGCCTATAGAATTAACGGCAAAAGTTGGTGATCTCTTAGAGAAAGAAGTTGATGAGAAGTACACCATAACAGACCGAATGTGGGAGGGACATCAAAATAGAAAGAAAGCACATCGAAAAAGAGGAAATGGTTTTGGTTTTTCATTAGTTAATAGAAACAGTTCCTATACTCGTACAATATCAGCTAGGTATTATAAAGATGGGTCAGAAGTTTTAGTAGAACAAGCCAATAAAAATCCTAGAGTATTAACTCCCAGAGAATGTGCCAGATTGCAAGGTTTTCCTGAATCTTTTGTGATACCAGTTAGTGATTGTCAGGCTTGGAGGCAATTTGGGAATAGTGTTCCAGTGTCTGTCATCAGGGCAATCGCTCAAAAAATGTTGAGCTATATTGATTTAACCGAGCAACAAAAAGAGTTTAAAAAAGTTGATCTTGATCAAGTAATTACTCAAAAGAAAAAACAGTTATATCCTGAAGATTATCAAGAACAATTTATACAAAAGGAATTAGCGCTACTATAG
- a CDS encoding PDDEXK family nuclease produces the protein MKNLKLEDLEIEKMLTNEQLEVNTDFYTYLKEMNGTNGFSATQRQKLLTEIIVYHENIGTTWESTTKDIINYILGKDLNLNVNKKGAMNLLAHTIKTEERFVMYKFSLKLMEIKDLMLSIARMSDYSKLLKSKAHPLSLEYDFYSKKYPFTKRVKASLLTYIFFEKFDNNKLTMDSEGTKEFLESMKKDYNKLKEAGICVNQMFSLITTESVSQSIKTGAGSNYEDRIKKVLESQNIRDYTEQTHDKEDKSTEFDFHFTLNGKTYGLSAKRTVRERYKQFIKTSQMSQLDIMIDVTLGIDITEDKLKNIRQHGVYVFVADEVYNESPFMKKNEGIFPATQFTKETLSNLE, from the coding sequence ATGAAAAATCTAAAATTAGAAGACTTAGAGATAGAAAAAATGCTTACAAATGAACAGCTTGAGGTAAATACTGACTTTTATACTTATTTGAAAGAAATGAATGGGACAAATGGGTTTAGTGCTACTCAACGTCAAAAACTCTTAACAGAGATTATTGTATATCATGAAAATATAGGGACTACTTGGGAATCAACAACTAAAGATATTATAAATTATATTTTAGGTAAAGATTTAAACCTTAATGTTAATAAAAAAGGAGCAATGAATTTGCTGGCACATACAATTAAAACAGAAGAAAGATTTGTGATGTATAAATTTTCTTTAAAATTAATGGAAATAAAAGATTTAATGCTTTCGATAGCTCGTATGAGTGATTATAGTAAACTCTTGAAAAGCAAAGCTCATCCTTTATCGCTAGAGTATGATTTTTACAGCAAAAAATATCCTTTTACCAAAAGAGTAAAGGCTTCTCTGTTAACGTATATTTTTTTTGAAAAATTTGATAATAATAAGCTAACTATGGATTCCGAAGGAACTAAAGAATTTTTAGAAAGCATGAAAAAAGATTATAATAAATTAAAAGAAGCAGGAATTTGTGTTAATCAAATGTTCTCCTTGATTACTACAGAATCAGTAAGTCAATCCATAAAAACAGGTGCAGGTTCTAATTACGAAGATAGGATAAAAAAAGTTCTAGAGTCTCAGAACATTCGTGATTATACAGAACAGACACATGATAAAGAAGATAAATCAACCGAATTTGACTTTCACTTTACTTTAAATGGTAAGACTTACGGTCTAAGTGCTAAACGTACTGTTAGAGAAAGATACAAGCAGTTTATTAAAACATCACAAATGTCACAACTTGATATTATGATAGATGTAACTTTAGGCATAGACATAACAGAGGATAAGCTAAAAAATATTAGACAGCATGGTGTCTATGTATTCGTCGCTGATGAAGTGTATAATGAGAGTCCTTTCATGAAAAAAAATGAAGGTATCTTTCCTGCTACACAATTCACTAAAGAAACCTTATCTAACCTAGAATAA